In Rhodothermus marinus DSM 4252, a single genomic region encodes these proteins:
- a CDS encoding helical backbone metal receptor: protein MTFPRELTDARGRTIRLDRPPRRIVSLVPSLTELLAALELDEAVVGLTRFCVRPPDWKRRKTIVGGTKQVNYDRLLSLQPELVLANLEENTREIVETLDPHVPVFVTHVRTLEEALQMIRQVGYLTGTETAAEALATTIAERFAALPTYPPRRTLYLIWRDPYMSVGHDTFIHDVLRRGGFENVCADRTRYPVLTPEEIRALHPEVVLLSSEPYPFREKHIEELRPLCPEATFLLVDGQPFSWYGARLLATPAYLRHLQAQLATRLPS from the coding sequence ATGACCTTTCCGCGTGAACTGACCGACGCACGCGGCCGCACGATCCGTCTTGACCGTCCACCCCGCCGCATCGTCTCGCTCGTGCCCAGCCTGACCGAGCTGCTGGCGGCGCTCGAGCTGGATGAGGCCGTCGTGGGACTGACCCGTTTCTGCGTGCGCCCGCCCGACTGGAAGCGTCGAAAAACGATCGTGGGCGGCACCAAGCAGGTCAACTACGATCGGCTGCTGAGTCTGCAGCCCGAGCTGGTCCTGGCCAACCTGGAGGAGAACACCCGCGAAATCGTCGAGACGCTGGATCCGCATGTGCCTGTTTTCGTCACCCACGTACGAACGCTGGAGGAAGCGCTGCAGATGATTCGCCAGGTCGGCTACCTGACCGGCACCGAAACGGCCGCCGAAGCGCTGGCCACTACCATTGCCGAACGCTTTGCGGCGTTGCCGACCTATCCGCCCCGGCGCACGCTCTACCTGATCTGGCGCGATCCGTACATGAGCGTCGGCCACGACACGTTCATCCACGACGTGCTCCGGCGTGGAGGCTTCGAGAACGTGTGTGCCGACCGGACGCGCTATCCGGTGCTGACGCCCGAGGAAATCCGCGCACTGCACCCCGAAGTCGTGCTGCTCAGCAGCGAACCCTATCCGTTCAGGGAAAAGCACATTGAGGAGCTACGGCCGCTGTGTCCCGAGGCCACGTTCCTGCTGGTCGACGGACAGCCCTTCTCCTGGTACGGCGCCCGGTTGCTGGCAACGCCCGCCTATCTGAGACATCTGCAGGCCCAACTGGCGACCCGGTTGCCCTCTTAA
- a CDS encoding site-2 protease family protein: MKGALRIGRIAGIDIYLHWTFGLLIAGIFAFYLLHGVGVQAALAGVLLVLVVFGCVVLHELGHALMARRFGVPTRDITLYPIGGVARLQRIPEEPIQEFWIAVAGPAVNLVIATVLALVLWVVGGSFDPNALVQPRLHFLTSLMWINLLLVGFNMLPAFPMDGGRVLRALLALRMNYVRATQIAASIGQGMAVLFGLFGLISFNPILLFIALFVYVGAQQEAQQAMFRSLTQGIPVRQAMMTRFQVLHPDDTLGRAVEALLAGAEHDFPVVENGQVVGVLTRKALLHALAREGQSGRVRDAMRATCRPIEDTAMLEEAFLRMQESGCEALPVVHNGQLVGLLTLENVGELMMIASALRQAAVLRAQVPPL; encoded by the coding sequence ATGAAAGGCGCCCTGCGTATCGGCCGGATAGCCGGCATCGACATTTATCTACACTGGACGTTCGGCCTGCTGATCGCCGGCATTTTTGCCTTTTACCTGCTGCACGGTGTGGGGGTGCAGGCAGCGCTGGCGGGCGTGCTGCTGGTCCTGGTCGTCTTCGGGTGCGTGGTCCTGCACGAGCTGGGCCATGCGCTCATGGCGCGACGCTTCGGGGTCCCCACGCGCGACATCACGCTGTACCCGATCGGTGGGGTGGCCCGACTGCAACGCATCCCGGAGGAGCCCATTCAGGAGTTCTGGATTGCCGTGGCCGGACCGGCCGTCAATCTGGTGATCGCCACGGTGCTGGCGCTGGTGCTCTGGGTCGTGGGCGGTAGCTTCGACCCGAATGCGCTGGTGCAGCCCCGCCTGCATTTTCTGACATCGCTGATGTGGATCAACCTGCTGCTGGTGGGCTTCAACATGCTGCCGGCCTTTCCCATGGACGGCGGCCGCGTGCTCCGGGCGCTGCTGGCGCTGCGCATGAACTACGTGCGCGCCACGCAGATTGCCGCCAGCATCGGACAGGGTATGGCCGTGTTGTTCGGATTGTTCGGGCTTATCAGCTTCAACCCGATTCTGCTGTTCATCGCGCTGTTCGTGTACGTGGGCGCTCAGCAGGAAGCGCAGCAGGCCATGTTCCGCTCGCTCACGCAGGGCATTCCGGTGCGGCAGGCCATGATGACACGCTTTCAGGTGTTGCACCCGGACGACACGCTGGGGCGGGCGGTCGAGGCCCTGCTGGCCGGAGCGGAACACGATTTTCCGGTGGTCGAGAACGGGCAGGTGGTGGGCGTGCTGACTCGGAAAGCACTGCTGCACGCGCTGGCCCGCGAGGGACAGTCGGGCCGGGTGCGCGACGCGATGCGCGCGACTTGCCGGCCCATCGAGGATACGGCCATGCTCGAAGAGGCCTTTCTGCGCATGCAGGAATCCGGCTGCGAGGCGCTGCCCGTCGTGCACAACGGGCAGCTTGTCGGCCTGCTGACGCTGGAAAACGTCGGGGAACTCATGATGATCGCTTCGGCGCTTCGGCAGGCTGCAGTCCTGCGGGCCCAGGTGCCTCCGCTTTGA
- the mpl gene encoding UDP-N-acetylmuramate:L-alanyl-gamma-D-glutamyl-meso-diaminopimelate ligase, which translates to MKRLEDYPDAHLRRFERPPLPPPEAVRDVYLIGICGTGMGTLALLLREAGYQVRGSDAAAYPPMSTLLRRHGISFYEGFDPAHLEPPPDLVVVGNACTPTHPEAAAARERRLPQCSLPEALAHFFLQYRQPVVVAGTHGKTTTAGLLAHVLDRAGLDPGFFIGGVMIGAETSGRVGSGPWFVVEGDEYDSAYFDKRPKFLHYRPEAVLLTSIEFDHADLYDDLDDYREAFEQLVALLPPEGLLVAHGDDPTVRQVARSCRAQVRTYGLHTLCDVTVGQVYPTFEGQHFTLIVDGRELGRFFLPLSGRHNLRNALAVCAFGLEIGLSPEQLREGLAGFPGMKRRLEVRGEAGGVLVVDDFAHHPTAVRETLRAARQRWPDRRLVAIFEPRSNSSRRKRFEQAYMEAFDDADEVWLSMPPFRHNDRPEDFFDPESVAAGIRARGIPAHVAEGADVLLPLLLEALRPGDIALIMSNGAFGNLHERLLHALQHQTEPATSRQPHDLSA; encoded by the coding sequence ATGAAACGGCTGGAAGATTATCCCGATGCGCACCTGCGCCGGTTCGAGCGGCCGCCCCTGCCTCCTCCGGAGGCTGTTCGTGACGTGTACCTGATCGGCATCTGCGGCACGGGCATGGGCACGCTGGCCCTGCTGCTCCGCGAAGCGGGCTATCAGGTCCGTGGCAGCGATGCGGCCGCCTATCCGCCCATGAGCACGCTGCTACGTCGCCATGGCATTTCGTTTTATGAAGGCTTCGATCCGGCCCATCTGGAGCCTCCGCCGGATCTGGTCGTCGTGGGCAACGCCTGCACGCCCACGCATCCCGAGGCGGCCGCGGCCCGCGAACGCCGATTGCCGCAATGCTCCCTGCCCGAAGCGCTCGCCCACTTCTTCCTGCAATACCGCCAGCCGGTCGTCGTGGCCGGCACCCATGGCAAGACCACCACGGCGGGCCTGCTGGCCCACGTGCTGGACCGGGCCGGACTGGATCCGGGCTTTTTCATCGGCGGGGTCATGATCGGCGCCGAAACGAGTGGCCGTGTCGGTTCCGGCCCCTGGTTCGTTGTCGAGGGCGACGAGTACGACAGCGCCTACTTCGACAAACGCCCCAAATTTCTGCACTATCGTCCGGAGGCCGTTCTGCTGACGTCCATCGAGTTCGATCACGCCGACCTGTACGACGACCTGGACGACTACCGGGAAGCGTTCGAACAGCTGGTCGCGCTGCTGCCCCCCGAAGGGCTGCTGGTAGCGCACGGCGACGATCCGACGGTCCGTCAGGTCGCGCGCTCCTGCCGTGCTCAGGTGCGCACCTACGGGCTGCACACGCTCTGCGACGTGACGGTCGGGCAGGTGTATCCGACGTTCGAAGGCCAGCACTTCACCCTGATCGTGGACGGACGCGAGCTGGGGCGCTTCTTCCTGCCGCTGAGCGGCCGCCACAACCTGCGCAACGCCCTGGCCGTGTGTGCCTTCGGGCTGGAGATCGGCCTGTCGCCCGAGCAGTTGCGCGAGGGACTGGCCGGTTTTCCCGGCATGAAACGTCGGCTGGAGGTGCGGGGCGAGGCCGGCGGGGTGCTCGTGGTGGACGATTTTGCGCACCACCCGACGGCCGTCCGCGAGACGCTCCGTGCCGCCCGCCAGCGCTGGCCGGATCGTCGCCTGGTGGCCATCTTCGAGCCGCGCTCCAACTCGAGCCGCCGCAAACGCTTCGAGCAGGCCTACATGGAAGCTTTCGACGACGCCGACGAGGTATGGCTGAGCATGCCCCCGTTTCGACACAACGACCGGCCCGAGGACTTTTTCGATCCCGAATCGGTGGCGGCTGGCATCCGGGCACGGGGCATTCCGGCCCACGTGGCCGAGGGGGCCGACGTGCTGCTTCCGCTTTTATTGGAAGCGCTTCGACCTGGTGACATCGCCCTGATCATGAGCAACGGCGCCTTCGGAAACCTGCACGAACGCCTGCTGCACGCGCTGCAGCACCAGACGGAACCGGCAACCTCCCGTCAGCCCCATGACCTTTCCGCGTGA
- a CDS encoding T9SS type A sorting domain-containing protein: MRRLMLLLTLALAAAAQAQDLEVVSTTPAHGSAGVDPTTAVSITFNKAINPADSLLIFPLDTLLQQQLTDPSRVTFSPDGTTITFNVTHQTNRDYTWVVHYVKGVDESRLARHYVFHYTTAAATGPYTVSGQLVEMQGGPGKRPLSVPPRLFTFRTLSATRARPSASSGSGPFTLADTPRLAARPLPIQSNHLGNWYVTLWPTAEPEGDPVRVAATNPDGSFAIEYVRPGTYYLWAFFLAPDFTGPLSFSFYDQNEDGTPDPLQISSNLSGLTIPLIRLEPLTALQAAQVAQMALASVAPDAQIVFIQGVPDENGRALSWGFTAYSPSQQTAYGLSTWGTTSAAPQMALPSPTPYDQMAPLPLDNMADSDVIVAAYRSRFPAAGNTERFLLQAGQLARYFDGLGILPITLYPLDPEQSIWLVQENRSLPTPLEGNLEYSAAYDLSGNELVAYEPATAVEALQAAWQRVAPAKRILQSDGIVAFSSNSFDPYSGKASYWTVDLVAGGQALNLTLSNTLVTRIDTLNWTDWADTPKIPFPEIIDSDQAADTARARSAADFLNAHDNESVSSWLEGGFLAEQYGLQVDPNTPLYALRLEAYPGWTSKRAERRTIAQASATYFVHMTTGAFVEAQTFEPIGPFTARAPLQAVRDSLAENYPGAELKRIFSDGVNPDGTASWWTYDAYQSDANTQITVAVSAPEETFAFEFYPSSPPTDPVADWPTLPESFIDSGEAMATAMASGGSAFLESHPEAWITMEGRAMPDRYPHLEGHFIWEIIFRGFTSGKRAATLAQEDSLVVLVDMVTGALLIPPVVDANETLPDDTRLVLRSIYPNPANRTAVVVVQVPRTERIRLVVYNLLGQEVARLIDGPVAAGEHRLRWSVSALPAGLYLVRLQGSDGVQTLPVVVAH; the protein is encoded by the coding sequence ATGAGACGCCTGATGCTACTCCTGACGCTCGCGCTGGCCGCTGCTGCACAGGCCCAGGACCTCGAGGTCGTCTCCACGACCCCCGCCCACGGCAGCGCCGGAGTGGACCCGACCACGGCGGTATCCATCACGTTCAACAAGGCCATCAATCCGGCCGACAGTCTCCTTATCTTTCCGCTGGACACGCTATTGCAACAGCAGCTGACCGATCCGAGTCGGGTTACGTTCAGCCCCGACGGCACAACGATCACCTTCAACGTCACCCATCAGACCAATCGCGACTACACCTGGGTGGTGCACTACGTCAAAGGGGTCGATGAAAGCCGGCTGGCCCGGCATTACGTGTTCCACTACACGACGGCGGCCGCGACAGGTCCCTACACCGTCAGCGGCCAGCTCGTAGAGATGCAGGGCGGGCCGGGTAAACGGCCGCTTTCGGTGCCGCCCCGCCTTTTCACTTTCCGGACGTTGTCAGCAACGCGTGCCAGACCGTCGGCCTCGTCTGGTTCCGGTCCGTTCACGCTGGCGGACACCCCGCGCCTTGCGGCACGTCCCCTGCCGATTCAGTCCAATCACCTGGGCAACTGGTACGTGACACTCTGGCCCACCGCAGAGCCGGAAGGCGATCCGGTCCGCGTGGCGGCAACCAACCCGGACGGATCGTTCGCCATCGAGTACGTGCGCCCCGGCACCTACTACCTGTGGGCGTTTTTCCTTGCGCCCGATTTCACAGGTCCGCTGAGTTTTAGCTTCTACGATCAGAACGAGGACGGAACACCCGATCCCCTGCAGATCTCCAGCAATCTTTCCGGACTGACGATTCCGCTCATCCGCCTCGAACCGCTCACAGCGCTTCAGGCGGCCCAGGTGGCCCAGATGGCGCTGGCGAGCGTAGCCCCGGACGCCCAGATTGTCTTTATTCAGGGCGTACCTGACGAAAACGGCCGGGCGCTGAGCTGGGGCTTTACGGCCTATTCGCCCTCACAGCAAACGGCCTATGGCCTTTCCACGTGGGGCACCACGTCGGCAGCGCCACAGATGGCCCTGCCTTCACCGACACCCTACGATCAGATGGCCCCGCTGCCGCTGGACAACATGGCGGATTCGGACGTCATCGTAGCGGCCTATCGGAGCCGCTTTCCGGCCGCCGGCAATACCGAGCGATTTCTGCTTCAGGCCGGCCAGCTTGCCCGCTATTTCGACGGTCTTGGCATCCTGCCGATCACGCTGTACCCGCTGGATCCGGAGCAGTCCATCTGGCTCGTGCAGGAAAATCGTTCGCTGCCGACGCCCCTTGAAGGCAACCTGGAATACAGCGCCGCCTATGACCTGAGCGGCAACGAGCTCGTGGCCTACGAACCGGCCACGGCCGTCGAGGCTCTGCAGGCTGCCTGGCAGCGGGTGGCACCCGCCAAGCGCATCCTGCAGAGCGATGGGATTGTTGCTTTCTCGTCGAATTCGTTCGATCCGTACAGCGGAAAGGCCTCTTACTGGACGGTCGATCTCGTCGCCGGTGGGCAGGCGCTGAACCTCACGCTCAGCAACACGCTGGTGACCCGGATCGACACGCTGAACTGGACCGACTGGGCGGACACGCCCAAAATTCCTTTCCCGGAGATCATCGACTCCGACCAGGCGGCCGACACGGCACGGGCGCGCAGCGCGGCCGATTTTCTGAACGCGCATGACAACGAATCGGTCTCTTCCTGGCTAGAAGGTGGCTTTCTGGCCGAGCAGTACGGATTGCAGGTTGATCCGAACACACCGCTGTATGCGCTGAGGCTGGAAGCCTACCCCGGGTGGACATCCAAACGTGCCGAGCGCCGAACCATTGCGCAGGCGTCCGCCACGTACTTCGTCCACATGACCACCGGCGCCTTTGTCGAAGCACAGACGTTTGAACCGATCGGGCCGTTCACGGCCCGTGCGCCGCTGCAGGCCGTCCGGGACTCCCTGGCCGAAAACTACCCGGGGGCGGAACTCAAACGCATCTTCTCGGACGGGGTCAATCCGGATGGCACTGCTTCCTGGTGGACGTACGACGCTTATCAAAGCGACGCAAACACGCAGATCACCGTAGCCGTCTCGGCTCCGGAGGAGACGTTTGCCTTCGAATTCTATCCTTCCTCGCCGCCGACCGATCCGGTCGCCGACTGGCCCACGCTGCCCGAATCGTTCATCGACTCGGGCGAGGCGATGGCCACGGCGATGGCCAGCGGCGGCAGCGCGTTTCTGGAATCGCACCCCGAGGCGTGGATCACCATGGAAGGCCGGGCCATGCCGGACCGCTATCCGCACCTGGAAGGACACTTCATCTGGGAGATCATCTTCCGGGGATTTACATCGGGTAAACGCGCTGCCACACTCGCCCAGGAAGATTCGCTGGTGGTGCTGGTCGATATGGTGACCGGCGCATTGTTAATTCCACCGGTTGTGGACGCAAACGAAACGCTACCTGACGACACGCGCCTGGTGCTCCGAAGCATCTACCCGAATCCGGCCAACCGGACGGCGGTGGTCGTCGTGCAGGTGCCCCGGACCGAGCGCATCCGCCTGGTCGTCTACAACCTGCTGGGCCAGGAGGTGGCCCGGCTGATCGATGGCCCGGTGGCGGCTGGCGAGCACCGGCTGCGCTGGTCGGTGAGCGCCCTGCCGGCAGGGTTGTACCTGGTGCGGCTGCAGGGCAGCGACGGCGTGCAGACGTTGCCCGTCGTCGTGGCCCACTGA
- a CDS encoding dipeptidase has protein sequence MIRSVVFLLLLAGLLAACRSEEQRLYERARELTQRFILIDGHIDVPYRLRQFPEDITRRTELGDFDYERARAGGLDAPFFSIYLPAELQDTPGASKALADSLIDMVEALARQAPDKFMLARSPEDVRRAHREGRIALLMGMENGSGLEGDLRNVAYFYERGIRYITLTHARVNQICDSSYDTTRVWNGLSPFGEQVVDEMNRLGMLIDVSHVSDSAFYDVLRRTKAPVIASHSSARHFTPGWERNMSDEMIRALAANGGVIMINFGSSFLRGEYQAMGDSLRRQLRAELEAQGIDPDSPEGRRWMALQRKRHPIGTVADVADHIDYVVQLVGVDHVGLGSDFDGVFALPEGLQDVSMYPNLVAELLRRGYSEEDLEKILGGNLLRVWEAVEAAAELQTP, from the coding sequence ATGATACGCTCCGTTGTCTTTTTGCTCCTGCTGGCCGGACTGCTGGCGGCCTGCCGCTCTGAGGAGCAGCGGCTTTACGAACGGGCCCGCGAACTGACCCAGCGATTCATCCTCATCGACGGCCACATCGATGTGCCTTACCGGCTGCGTCAGTTTCCGGAAGACATCACCCGGCGCACCGAGCTGGGCGACTTTGACTACGAGCGCGCCCGCGCGGGCGGTCTGGACGCCCCGTTTTTCTCCATCTACCTGCCGGCCGAGCTGCAGGACACGCCCGGTGCTTCTAAAGCGCTGGCCGATTCGTTGATCGACATGGTCGAAGCGCTGGCCCGTCAGGCCCCCGACAAATTCATGCTGGCGCGCTCGCCGGAGGACGTGCGCCGGGCCCACCGGGAGGGGCGCATTGCGCTGCTCATGGGCATGGAGAACGGCTCCGGTCTGGAAGGCGACCTGCGCAACGTCGCCTACTTCTACGAGCGGGGCATCCGGTACATCACGCTCACCCATGCCCGCGTCAACCAGATCTGCGACAGCTCCTACGACACCACGCGCGTCTGGAACGGCCTGAGCCCCTTCGGCGAACAGGTCGTCGACGAAATGAACCGGCTCGGCATGCTCATCGACGTCTCGCACGTATCCGACAGCGCTTTCTACGACGTGTTGCGCCGCACGAAGGCCCCGGTGATCGCCTCGCATTCGTCGGCCCGGCATTTCACGCCTGGCTGGGAGCGCAACATGAGCGATGAGATGATCCGGGCGCTGGCCGCCAACGGCGGTGTGATCATGATCAACTTCGGCTCCTCGTTTCTGCGCGGCGAATATCAGGCCATGGGCGACTCGCTCCGTCGGCAACTGCGGGCCGAACTGGAAGCGCAGGGCATCGATCCCGATTCGCCGGAAGGGCGTCGCTGGATGGCGCTGCAGCGCAAGCGTCATCCCATCGGCACGGTGGCCGACGTGGCCGATCACATCGACTACGTCGTGCAGCTCGTGGGCGTCGATCACGTCGGGCTGGGCTCCGACTTCGACGGCGTCTTTGCCCTGCCGGAGGGGCTGCAGGACGTGTCGATGTATCCGAACCTGGTGGCCGAGCTCCTGCGCCGCGGCTACAGCGAGGAGGACCTCGAAAAAATCCTGGGCGGCAACCTGCTGCGCGTCTGGGAGGCCGTCGAAGCCGCCGCCGAGCTGCAGACACCTTAG
- a CDS encoding hemolysin family protein → MGLLIFYLALALGVSFLCSIMEAVLLSVTPSYVAAHQHTTTGRLLQRLKRDIDRPLAAILSLNTIAHTAGAAGAGAQAAKIFGDAYVGIISGILTLLILVLSEIIPKTVGALYWRALAPAVARMLPPMIWILYPFVLLSKGITRLLARERRAPSISREELAALAELGRQQGVFEQEELRILKNLLRFHALRAKDIMTPRTVVFALPEELTVAEVLRRHPELRFSRIPIYRKTKDHITGYVLKDEILLRAARDEGDIPLHQLRREILVVPENLPLPELFERMLNRLEHIALVIDEYGGTAGIVTLEDVVETLLGLEIVDEVDSTRDMQELARQQWRRRAARLGLLPESEAAAESAAAAEREAAVRLGLTGGPPHPNR, encoded by the coding sequence ATGGGCCTGTTGATCTTTTACCTGGCGCTGGCGCTGGGCGTCTCGTTTCTGTGCTCCATCATGGAGGCGGTGCTGCTCAGCGTCACGCCGTCGTACGTGGCTGCTCATCAGCATACGACAACCGGTCGGCTGCTGCAGCGCCTCAAGCGCGACATCGACCGGCCGCTGGCGGCCATCCTGAGCCTGAACACCATCGCCCATACGGCCGGTGCAGCCGGAGCAGGCGCACAGGCTGCGAAAATCTTTGGCGACGCCTACGTGGGCATCATTTCGGGCATATTGACGCTGCTGATCCTTGTCCTTTCCGAGATCATTCCGAAGACCGTGGGCGCCCTCTACTGGCGTGCATTGGCTCCGGCCGTGGCCCGCATGCTGCCCCCCATGATCTGGATCCTTTATCCGTTCGTCCTGCTTTCCAAAGGCATCACGCGCCTGCTGGCCCGCGAGCGTCGAGCGCCCTCGATCAGCCGCGAAGAGCTGGCCGCCCTGGCCGAACTGGGACGCCAACAGGGCGTCTTCGAGCAGGAAGAACTGCGCATCCTGAAAAACCTGCTGCGCTTTCACGCGCTGCGGGCCAAGGACATCATGACGCCGCGCACGGTCGTCTTCGCGCTGCCCGAAGAGCTGACCGTTGCCGAGGTGCTGCGCCGCCATCCCGAACTGCGCTTCTCGCGCATTCCCATCTACCGGAAAACGAAGGACCACATCACCGGCTATGTCTTGAAAGATGAAATCCTGCTCCGCGCCGCCCGCGACGAAGGCGACATTCCACTTCACCAGCTACGACGCGAAATCCTGGTGGTGCCGGAGAACCTGCCGCTGCCTGAGTTGTTCGAGCGCATGCTGAACCGACTGGAACACATAGCGCTGGTGATCGACGAGTACGGCGGCACGGCGGGCATCGTAACACTCGAGGATGTGGTCGAAACCCTGCTGGGGCTGGAAATCGTGGACGAGGTCGATTCGACGCGCGACATGCAGGAGCTGGCCCGCCAGCAGTGGCGACGCCGCGCGGCCCGGCTGGGACTGCTTCCGGAATCGGAAGCGGCGGCCGAGTCCGCTGCCGCCGCCGAACGCGAGGCCGCCGTGCGTCTGGGTCTGACCGGTGGTCCTCCCCACCCGAATCGCTGA